In Styela clava chromosome 14, kaStyClav1.hap1.2, whole genome shotgun sequence, the following are encoded in one genomic region:
- the LOC120341149 gene encoding uncharacterized protein LOC120341149: MILCVSLLMMPLSFALVSTASISQRCHLPKVTNELDAEKLIGTTWYAGLQTNDIAASMISCARFNNFTSTNSSFGILLTEHGVRFVQFGVHFNNDGNGTYLLSKSDRKHNHAKHESEMNAMDRKAVLDMDNFFDNGDHVFLTDYENYFAIFICPPNGVAGKGHRLVWGCFSNPTPTLSQVAAFINVLHEVGISANFHASTCSETNWLSIEK, from the exons ATGATCCTGTGCGTTTCGTTACTTATGATGCCGTTATCATTTGCATTAGTATCGACTGCATCCATATCACAAAGATGCCATCTACCTAAAGTGACAAACGAACTAGACGCCGAGAAA TTGATTGGAACTACTTGGTATGCTGGACTGCAGACCAATGATATTGCAGCGTCGATGATTTCCTGCGCCAGATTTAATAATTTCACTTCTACAAACTCCAGTTTCGGAATACTGCTAACGGAACACGGTGTTAG ATTTGTTCAATTTGGAGTTCATTTCAATAATGACGGAAATGGAACATATCTTTTGAGCAAATCAGACAGAA AACATAATCACGCCAAGCACGAAAGCGAAATGAACGCAATGGATAGGAAAGCGGTGTTGGATATGG ACAACTTTTTCGACAATGGAGATCATGTGTTCTTGACTGACTATGAAAATTACTTCGCAATTTTTATATGTCCACCTAATGGAGTCGCTGGTAAAG GGCACCGTTTGGTTTGGGGCTGTTTTTCAAATCCGACACCAACTTTGTCACAGGTTGCAGCATTCATCAATGTTCTTCATGAAGTCGGAATATCAGCCAACTTTCATGCTTCAACCTGTTCGGAAACAAACTGGTTGTCGAtagagaaatga